In Anomalospiza imberbis isolate Cuckoo-Finch-1a 21T00152 chromosome 10, ASM3175350v1, whole genome shotgun sequence, the following proteins share a genomic window:
- the DBR1 gene encoding lariat debranching enzyme, giving the protein MKVAVAGCCHGALDKMYETLELLQRRHNVRPDLLLCCGDFQAVRNEADLRCMAVPAKYRHMQTFYRYYSGEKKAPVLTVFIGGNHEASNHLQELPYGGWVAPNIYYLGYAGVVRFRGVRIGGISGIFKSHDYRKGHFECPPYNQQTIRSAYHVRNIEVFKLKQLKRPIDIFMSHDWPRSIYHYGNKKQLLKMKSFFRQEVESNTLGSPAASELLQHLKPTYWFSAHLHVKFAAFMQHETNSKEELPKATKFLALDKCLPHRDFLQIIDVEHDPNAGDSLEYDAEWIAILKATNSLVNVTQSSWNMPENNGLHAKWDYSVTEEAIKEVLEELNHDLKIPCNFTLTAACYDPSKPQKNMEPVHTINPQTTEFCAQFGLTDINDRIQQAKEESSGRGECQEEEEEEMDSTGSAEEPSEYNTDNSGLSSFNPDEIMLDEEGGDEDLSTCSVDPSPDHPPEFSTSFSDIRIMPDSMVVSSDDAMDSNNEELEKSGGSKQVEEKSSTERSLKRIGGDENGSSGVKKIKRRNQAIYAAEDEDKTD; this is encoded by the exons ATGAAGGTGGCGGTGGCCGGCTGCTGCCACGGCGCCCTGGACAAGATGTACGAGACGCTGGAGCTGCTTCAGCGCCGCCACAACGTGCGGCCCgacctgctgctctgctgcggGGACTTCCAGGCCGTGCGCAACGAGGCGGACCTGCGGTGCATGGCCGTGCCGGCCAAGTACCGGCACATGCAGACTTTCTACCG GTACTACTCGGGCGAGAAGAAAGCCCCAGTGCTCACCGTGTTCATCGGCGGCAACCACGAGGCTTCCAAccacctgcaggagctgccctaCGGCGGGTGGGTCGCGCCCAACATCTACTACTTGG GTTACGCGGGCGTGGTGCGGTTCCGCGGCGTGAGGATCGGCGGCATCTCGGGCATCTTCAAGTCTCACGACTACCGGAAAG GCCACTTTGAGTGCCCACCATACAACCAGCAGACCATCAGAAGTGCTTACCATGTGAGGAATATTGAAGTCTTCAAACTCAAACAG CTAAAGCGTCCCATCGATATATTTATGTCACATGACTGGCCAAGGAGCATCTATCACTATGGAAACAAGAAACAGCTCCTCAAAATGAAATCCTTCTTCCGTCAAGAAGTGGAGAGCAACACTTTGGGAAGCCCTGCTGCTTCAGAGCTTCTGCAGCACCTGAAACCCACCTACTGGTTCTCAGCACATCTCCACGTTAAATTTGCAGCTTTCATGCAACATGAG ACAAACTCCAAAGAAGAGTTACCAAAAGCGACCAAGTTTCTGGCTCTGGATAAATGCTTGCCACACAGAGACTTCCTGCAG ATAATAGACGTGGAGCATGATCCCAATGCAGGCGACTCACTGGAGTACGATGCCGAGTGGATTGCAATCCTCAAGGCCACCAACAGTCTTGTTAATGTGACCCAGAGCTCCTGGAATATGCCTGAAAACAATGGCCTCCATGCCAA GTGGGATTACAGTGTGACAGAAGAAGCCATTAAAGAGGTGCTAGAAGAGCTGAACCATGACCTCAAAATTCCTTGCAACTTCACATTGACAGCTGCTTGCTACGATCCCAGCAAGCCCCAAAAAAACATGGAACCAGTTCATACCATCAATCCACAGACCACCGAGTTCTGTGCCCAGTTTGGCCTCACTGACATCAATGACAGGATCCAGCAGGCTAAAGAAGAGAGCTCAGGACGAGGTGAATGtcaagaggaggaggaagaggagatggacagTACTGGGTCAGCAGAGGAACCCAGTGAATACAATACAGATAATTCTGGCCTCTCATCCTTTAATCCTGATGAAATAATGCTGGATGAAGAAGGTGGCGATGAAGACTTGAGTACATGTTCTGTAGATCCCTCCCCTGATCACCCTCCTGAGTTCTCTACGAGCTTCTCTGACATCCGGATCATGCCAGACTCCATGGTGGTGTCGTCTGACGATGCCATGGACTCCAACAACGAGGAACTGGAGAAGTCTGGTGGGAGCAAGCAGGTGGAGGAAAAGAGCTCCACTGAGAGGTCGTTAAAGCGCATTGGTGGTGATGAGAACGGGAGCAGTGGcgttaaaaaaatcaagagaagGAACCAAGCTATCTATGCTGCAGAGGATGAAGATAAAACAGATTAA